One genomic window of Methanobacterium sp. includes the following:
- a CDS encoding FtsX-like permease family protein: MDLYKLALNNIRRRKLRSALTMLGIIIGAAMLMVLLGLTAGTTTAIKDETNAYMYDIAISPESTSGSYLMDSQTISKVENMSNLHDFREVTAFSEDMNSTKLFFEGVNNWKDAKIINGTQGVVVNQVAVEKLGYGIGSKITVKGKELTVTGISKEAQAPYVYINQTTARQMAGDQVAVIYASTNGDPKTVADEVKKQLSGVSVETKSDKVKEIQEMTDQALLFMGFIASIALLVGIISVINTMLISVMERTRELGVLKAIGFTNWEIKGSILFESGLLGFFGGVIGVILGIIGIYVVANALNLADYIPGMMPVWLILGVIAGATILSVLAGLYPATKASKLQVVEALRND; this comes from the coding sequence ATGGATCTCTATAAATTGGCATTAAACAACATTAGAAGAAGAAAACTCAGAAGTGCCCTGACCATGCTGGGGATAATAATAGGTGCCGCAATGCTCATGGTACTTTTGGGGCTAACTGCCGGGACAACCACGGCTATTAAGGATGAAACCAATGCTTACATGTATGATATAGCAATTTCTCCAGAATCTACCTCTGGATCTTATTTAATGGATAGTCAAACCATATCCAAGGTGGAGAACATGTCCAATCTTCACGATTTCCGTGAAGTAACTGCTTTCTCAGAGGATATGAATAGCACCAAACTGTTTTTCGAGGGAGTCAATAACTGGAAGGATGCTAAAATAATAAATGGAACGCAAGGTGTTGTAGTTAACCAGGTTGCTGTTGAAAAGCTTGGTTATGGTATTGGAAGTAAAATAACAGTCAAAGGCAAGGAATTAACTGTGACTGGAATATCTAAAGAAGCACAGGCGCCTTACGTTTACATAAACCAAACAACAGCCAGGCAGATGGCTGGTGATCAGGTAGCTGTTATCTATGCCAGTACCAACGGAGACCCTAAAACCGTTGCTGATGAAGTTAAAAAACAGTTAAGTGGAGTTTCAGTGGAAACCAAATCCGATAAGGTGAAGGAAATCCAGGAAATGACTGATCAGGCCCTGCTCTTCATGGGATTTATAGCCAGTATTGCATTACTGGTGGGAATCATAAGTGTGATCAACACCATGTTAATCAGTGTCATGGAACGAACCAGGGAACTGGGAGTATTAAAAGCTATTGGTTTCACTAACTGGGAAATAAAAGGAAGTATACTCTTTGAATCAGGCCTTTTAGGATTTTTTGGAGGAGTTATAGGTGTGATCCTGGGAATTATTGGAATATATGTAGTTGCCAATGCACTGAATCTAGCCGACTATATTCCTGGAATGATGCCTGTATGGTTAATTTTAGGAGTTATTGCTGGTGCTACCATTTTAAGCGTACTTGCAGGACTTTATCCTGCCACTAAAGCTTCTAAACTACAAGTTGTGGAGGCGTTGAGGAATGACTAA
- a CDS encoding GNAT family N-acetyltransferase, with translation MPSLKTPQKVSMIKTKRLTIMPLTCDELKKHIDSPEELAKDLGLLPSQTLADENTKEVIINDLLPNIEDSNKDPLFYTMWIIIEKNKRAIVGGICFHGEPDGNGEVEIGYGTDYGYRNKGIMTETIAGLIQWLKIDNKRVKIIRAETEVDNISSVRVLEKNDFKVFQRNDDSVILKLELK, from the coding sequence TTGCCTTCTTTAAAAACCCCACAGAAAGTAAGTATGATTAAAACTAAACGATTAACAATTATGCCATTAACCTGTGATGAATTAAAAAAACATATTGATTCACCAGAAGAATTGGCTAAAGACCTGGGTTTGCTACCTTCGCAAACATTGGCTGATGAAAATACCAAAGAAGTAATAATAAATGATCTGCTACCTAACATAGAAGATTCAAATAAAGATCCTTTGTTTTATACAATGTGGATCATTATAGAGAAAAATAAAAGGGCAATTGTTGGGGGGATCTGTTTCCATGGTGAACCTGATGGAAATGGAGAAGTTGAAATTGGATACGGAACAGACTACGGGTATAGAAATAAAGGTATAATGACGGAAACCATAGCCGGATTGATTCAATGGCTTAAAATAGATAATAAAAGAGTTAAAATAATCAGGGCCGAAACTGAAGTGGATAATATTTCATCAGTCCGAGTATTAGAGAAGAATGATTTCAAGGTCTTTCAACGTAATGATGATTCAGTAATCCTGAAATTAGAATTGAAATAG
- a CDS encoding PadR family transcriptional regulator: MNTQFKKGVLELCVLVLLDRKDCYGYEMVDEISKNISISEGTIYPLLKRLKKERFVISYLKESQDGPPRKYYKLTDLGKEKKEKLVEEWRNFSIGVNNLLNSEITNNLGDIKDE; the protein is encoded by the coding sequence ATGAATACTCAATTTAAAAAAGGAGTACTGGAACTGTGTGTTTTGGTCCTACTTGACAGAAAAGACTGTTACGGTTACGAGATGGTGGATGAAATCTCGAAGAACATTTCCATTTCCGAGGGAACCATCTACCCCCTTCTCAAAAGGTTAAAAAAGGAGAGGTTCGTGATTTCATACTTAAAAGAGTCCCAAGATGGCCCTCCCCGAAAATATTACAAGTTAACTGACTTGGGGAAAGAAAAAAAGGAAAAATTAGTTGAAGAATGGCGGAACTTCTCTATTGGTGTAAATAATTTATTGAATTCTGAAATTACGAATAATTTGGGGGATATTAAGGATGAATAA
- a CDS encoding class I SAM-dependent methyltransferase, whose product MKQWYEELFTNYVEKYENESFTQGTMGEVDFIESEINHDKSSKILDVGCGTGRHAIELSKRGYHVTGVDLSENMLNRAREKASMVGVEIDFRLGNARSLPFEGEFDLVIMLCEGAFPLMETDEMNFQILESAARSLNNNGKLIFTTLNGLYPLFHSVKDFINANSNYSTNRENTFDLMTFRDKYQLETEDDDGNKMTLNCNERYYVPSEITWLLKSLGFNEIDIYGCKLGEFSRDNPLTTEDFEILVIAEY is encoded by the coding sequence ATGAAGCAATGGTACGAAGAGCTATTTACCAATTACGTAGAAAAATATGAAAACGAATCATTCACCCAGGGAACCATGGGGGAAGTTGATTTTATAGAGTCAGAGATTAATCATGATAAATCCTCTAAAATACTGGATGTTGGCTGTGGAACAGGTAGGCATGCCATTGAACTTTCTAAAAGAGGTTATCATGTCACTGGTGTTGACTTATCAGAAAATATGTTAAATAGGGCCAGAGAAAAGGCTAGTATGGTTGGGGTGGAAATAGATTTTAGATTAGGTAATGCCAGAAGCCTTCCCTTTGAAGGGGAATTTGACCTGGTTATCATGTTATGTGAGGGTGCATTTCCACTCATGGAAACCGATGAAATGAACTTCCAGATATTAGAAAGTGCGGCCCGTTCATTAAATAATAATGGAAAATTAATCTTCACAACCCTCAATGGACTTTATCCTTTGTTCCATTCAGTTAAGGATTTCATAAATGCCAATTCCAATTATTCAACCAACCGTGAAAACACATTTGACCTCATGACCTTCAGGGACAAGTACCAGCTGGAAACTGAAGATGATGATGGAAATAAAATGACATTAAACTGTAATGAACGATACTATGTGCCCTCAGAGATCACTTGGCTTCTTAAATCACTCGGTTTTAATGAAATTGATATTTATGGATGTAAGTTAGGTGAATTCAGCAGAGATAATCCTTTGACCACTGAAGACTTTGAAATACTGGTTATAGCCGAATATTAG
- a CDS encoding DUF6506 family protein yields MSTKAAFIFIAPENDPDQHRAVIDSPVIELSVVGVKNYDEAENVALNLVADGITAIELCAGFGSEGTSRIARAVKGKAVVGVVRFDLHPAFDHQSGDELF; encoded by the coding sequence ATGTCAACTAAAGCCGCATTCATATTCATTGCACCGGAAAACGATCCTGACCAGCATCGTGCAGTAATTGATTCGCCAGTGATTGAACTTTCGGTGGTGGGTGTGAAAAACTATGATGAAGCAGAAAATGTTGCCCTAAACCTTGTTGCAGATGGAATAACAGCCATAGAACTATGTGCTGGGTTTGGAAGTGAAGGAACATCCAGGATTGCCAGGGCTGTGAAGGGAAAAGCAGTGGTAGGGGTTGTACGTTTTGATTTGCACCCAGCCTTCGACCATCAAAGTGGTGATGAACTTTTTTAA
- a CDS encoding pyruvate kinase alpha/beta domain-containing protein, whose amino-acid sequence MKVFKRPGPVNTDKLIKILKKASSEYETVVVASVTGSSAVKIAETLKDKNIVCVTCPQGMYWEVEEMDKDLFAEIPELRKARDEWVKKGLKQVPMNITSENKVQLDRLNVEIVRGTIPLFGPTFSMRLHLQRPSSLDVMAKTLELISPGTLVTMEAVLMATDAGVIPEDELVLACAGTEMGLDTLWVLKSCASANLFHPSKGFRFVELLAKPGVALNPDINIEYLR is encoded by the coding sequence ATGAAAGTTTTCAAACGACCGGGTCCGGTGAACACTGATAAACTGATAAAAATCCTTAAAAAAGCATCATCTGAATATGAAACAGTGGTAGTTGCTTCGGTCACTGGGAGTAGTGCAGTTAAGATTGCAGAAACCCTGAAAGATAAGAATATAGTCTGTGTCACCTGTCCTCAGGGCATGTACTGGGAAGTGGAGGAGATGGATAAAGATCTCTTCGCTGAAATACCAGAACTCAGAAAAGCACGTGATGAATGGGTTAAGAAAGGTTTAAAACAGGTGCCTATGAACATAACATCTGAAAACAAAGTTCAACTGGATCGATTGAATGTTGAAATTGTTCGTGGGACCATCCCTCTTTTTGGACCAACTTTTTCCATGAGACTACACCTACAAAGACCAAGTTCACTGGATGTAATGGCCAAGACACTGGAACTAATCTCCCCAGGTACGCTGGTAACAATGGAGGCCGTTTTGATGGCAACTGATGCAGGGGTGATTCCTGAAGACGAATTGGTATTGGCTTGCGCTGGGACAGAAATGGGTTTGGATACTTTATGGGTTCTTAAAAGCTGCGCATCAGCCAATCTCTTCCACCCTTCAAAGGGTTTCAGATTTGTGGAGCTATTGGCAAAACCGGGTGTTGCCTTAAATCCAGATATAAATATCGAATATCTGAGATAA
- a CDS encoding ABC transporter ATP-binding protein translates to MTNHILEFEDVWKIYHMGDSDVNALAGLNLTLEEGSFTAVMGPSGSGKSTFLHVAGILDIPSKGLFRIKGRQTSELSVKEQAILRRNEIGFIFQRFNLLSQLSALENVTLPMIHEDSEKAKMILDKMGLHDKYHKFPNQLSGGEQQRVAIARALINDPSIILADEPTGELDTANANSIMQVLQDLNRNDGVSIVIVTHNQASAAFADEIIHMQDGKIKVDEK, encoded by the coding sequence ATGACTAATCATATACTTGAATTTGAAGATGTTTGGAAAATCTATCACATGGGTGATTCGGATGTAAATGCCCTTGCAGGTTTAAACCTGACCCTGGAAGAAGGTTCATTCACTGCAGTCATGGGGCCCTCGGGATCTGGTAAATCCACATTCTTGCACGTGGCAGGGATACTGGATATTCCTTCTAAAGGTCTATTCCGGATAAAAGGAAGGCAAACCAGTGAATTATCGGTCAAAGAGCAGGCAATTCTTAGGAGAAATGAGATTGGCTTCATATTCCAGAGATTCAATCTGCTATCTCAGCTTTCTGCCCTGGAAAATGTCACTTTACCCATGATCCATGAGGATTCTGAGAAAGCAAAAATGATTCTGGATAAAATGGGCTTACATGATAAGTACCATAAATTCCCCAACCAGCTTTCCGGTGGAGAACAACAGCGAGTAGCAATTGCCAGAGCTCTTATAAATGATCCATCAATCATCCTGGCTGATGAACCCACTGGAGAACTTGATACTGCAAATGCCAATTCCATAATGCAGGTGCTGCAGGATCTAAACCGGAATGATGGAGTGAGCATTGTAATCGTAACCCACAACCAGGCATCTGCCGCTTTCGCTGATGAAATAATCCATATGCAAGACGGTAAGATCAAAGTAGATGAAAAATAA
- a CDS encoding winged helix-turn-helix domain-containing protein, with protein MKKLLWWLIAGSTGGPNRAKIIMALHQRPYNANQLSEELNLNYKTIRHHIKVLEENNVITSTGKNKYGEMYFLTDKMEGNYDTFQEIWKELK; from the coding sequence ATGAAGAAGCTGCTTTGGTGGTTAATCGCCGGCTCAACTGGAGGACCTAACCGTGCTAAAATAATCATGGCACTACACCAAAGGCCTTACAATGCTAATCAGCTTTCAGAAGAATTAAATTTAAATTATAAAACAATTAGGCATCATATTAAGGTTTTAGAAGAAAATAACGTCATCACATCTACTGGTAAGAATAAGTACGGGGAAATGTATTTCCTCACTGACAAAATGGAAGGAAATTATGATACATTCC
- a CDS encoding DUF1700 domain-containing protein — translation MNKKEYLEALSKLLRKLPKEDREDIISDYEEHFAIGLEKGRTEEEISKALGNPKNVARQIKADNMVKIAQNKPSIGSIIGAILATMGLGLFNLIFVAIPVLVVAVIILILFVAGFIIIFTGIYWVLLPFLHLIIPQLAIPTFINSPGNDILNILVVVLCGIGLTAGGIILVVLMAYITKWFYELMIKYLKLNLKIIKGRKRDF, via the coding sequence ATGAATAAAAAAGAATATCTTGAAGCGCTCAGCAAACTCCTGAGAAAACTTCCAAAGGAGGACAGAGAAGACATAATCTCGGATTATGAAGAGCACTTTGCAATAGGCTTGGAGAAAGGTAGAACTGAAGAAGAAATTTCAAAGGCACTGGGCAACCCTAAAAACGTTGCTAGACAGATTAAAGCAGACAATATGGTTAAAATTGCTCAGAATAAACCCTCAATTGGCAGTATAATTGGGGCAATACTGGCAACAATGGGGTTAGGTCTTTTTAATCTGATATTTGTAGCAATACCAGTCCTGGTGGTTGCAGTAATTATATTGATCTTATTTGTAGCCGGATTTATCATTATCTTTACAGGGATATATTGGGTTTTATTACCCTTTTTACATCTTATCATTCCTCAATTAGCTATCCCAACCTTTATCAATTCACCAGGTAATGATATTTTGAATATTTTGGTGGTAGTATTATGTGGAATCGGCCTGACAGCTGGAGGAATTATTTTAGTAGTGTTAATGGCGTACATTACTAAATGGTTCTATGAATTGATGATTAAATACTTGAAATTGAATTTAAAAATTATTAAAGGACGGAAAAGGGATTTTTAA
- a CDS encoding GNAT family protein, translated as MIKLRKATLGDRKKAYQWLYYSDFSDFLNKLQGHTSGNIPSYKDFKKDYMDYFFDGSQLEDGCCFIICKKEGITEDLGIISYTSFHLLDKITEFDIWLKGLSYIGHGHGTKAILVLAGMVRGFGYDKVIMRPSKHNKVAIKSYKKVGFMEKELVPCEYYKTDFIDEFAQGDYGPGEDVFMVLDL; from the coding sequence ATGATAAAACTTAGAAAAGCAACTCTCGGGGACAGAAAAAAGGCCTACCAGTGGCTTTATTATTCAGACTTTTCAGATTTCCTGAACAAGTTACAGGGTCATACATCAGGGAACATACCCTCCTACAAAGACTTTAAAAAGGATTATATGGATTATTTCTTTGATGGATCCCAGCTAGAGGATGGGTGCTGTTTTATAATATGCAAAAAGGAAGGTATAACTGAGGATTTGGGGATTATATCCTACACATCGTTCCATCTTTTAGATAAAATCACAGAATTTGATATATGGTTAAAGGGGCTCAGCTACATCGGCCATGGTCATGGGACAAAGGCCATATTGGTGCTTGCTGGCATGGTTAGGGGATTTGGATATGATAAAGTGATAATGCGCCCTTCAAAACACAATAAAGTAGCCATTAAATCCTATAAGAAAGTAGGGTTCATGGAAAAGGAACTAGTGCCCTGTGAGTATTATAAAACAGATTTTATAGATGAATTCGCCCAAGGTGATTATGGTCCTGGTGAAGATGTATTCATGGTATTGGATCTGTAA
- a CDS encoding winged helix-turn-helix domain-containing protein gives MRKFLWKLLAGTKGGLNRARIIDELRNRPYNANQLAERLSLNYKTIKYHIEVLEKNGIVISTGKGYGALYFLSDKMEENFDVFLKIWEEFRGSSTNIYYVADNVPAEAIHH, from the coding sequence ATGAGAAAATTTCTCTGGAAGTTACTGGCTGGCACTAAAGGTGGATTGAACCGCGCTAGAATCATAGACGAGTTAAGAAATAGGCCTTACAATGCAAATCAGCTTGCAGAAAGGCTTTCTCTTAACTATAAAACCATAAAGTACCATATTGAAGTTTTAGAGAAAAATGGCATAGTTATATCTACCGGTAAAGGATACGGTGCATTGTATTTCCTCTCTGATAAAATGGAAGAAAATTTTGATGTTTTCCTGAAGATATGGGAAGAATTTAGAGGATCAAGTACTAACATTTACTACGTGGCGGACAATGTCCCTGCAGAGGCAATTCATCATTGA
- a CDS encoding aldo/keto reductase, which translates to MLYRNFGKTGRKVSILGFGCMRLPILEGNPEKINEPLATQMLHYAIDHGVNYVDTAYPYHGATATQGGMGEILVGNALKNDYRDKVYLSTKLPSWLIQKKEDMDYYLNEQLRRLQTDHIDFYLLHGLGHSTWETLQELDVFQFLDSALDDGRIGYAGFSFHDELKLYTEIVDSYPWSFSQIQYNYMDQNFQAGRPGLEYAASRGLGTVIMEPLRGGCLAKNIPPDIKAIWESAPVKRTPAEWALRFLWDQSEVDVVLSGMSAMEHVKENIQIAEEGHAHSLTDAERNLIQEVQEAYQARTHVGCTACNYCMPCPEGVDIPLNLNLLNDVYLYQNMEKPSGNYKFLKAKRGSASFCTECGECEEKCTQNIAIRRYLKETVETFEKP; encoded by the coding sequence ATGTTATACCGAAACTTTGGAAAAACCGGTAGGAAAGTTTCAATACTTGGATTTGGGTGTATGCGCCTCCCCATACTGGAGGGCAACCCTGAAAAGATAAACGAACCCCTGGCAACCCAGATGCTTCATTACGCCATAGATCATGGTGTGAACTACGTGGACACTGCCTATCCCTACCACGGTGCCACCGCAACCCAGGGAGGTATGGGTGAGATCCTGGTTGGAAATGCCCTTAAAAATGATTACCGGGACAAGGTTTATCTGTCCACCAAGTTACCAAGCTGGCTTATCCAGAAAAAAGAGGATATGGATTATTATTTAAATGAACAACTCAGACGTCTTCAAACTGATCATATTGATTTCTACCTCCTGCACGGTCTGGGCCACAGTACCTGGGAAACACTGCAAGAACTGGATGTTTTCCAGTTTCTGGACTCTGCACTGGATGATGGTAGAATAGGATACGCTGGTTTTTCATTCCATGATGAACTTAAACTCTACACTGAAATTGTGGACTCTTATCCCTGGAGTTTTTCCCAGATTCAGTACAATTACATGGATCAGAACTTCCAAGCAGGAAGACCTGGACTGGAATACGCAGCATCCAGGGGTTTGGGAACAGTTATCATGGAACCACTGCGTGGTGGTTGCCTTGCAAAGAACATCCCCCCAGATATTAAAGCCATATGGGAAAGCGCCCCAGTTAAAAGAACACCAGCAGAATGGGCTTTACGTTTCCTCTGGGACCAGAGCGAAGTGGATGTGGTTTTAAGTGGTATGAGTGCCATGGAACATGTTAAAGAGAATATCCAGATTGCCGAGGAGGGTCATGCCCATAGTTTAACTGATGCTGAGAGGAATCTGATCCAGGAAGTTCAGGAGGCTTACCAGGCCCGGACCCATGTTGGTTGCACTGCATGCAATTACTGCATGCCCTGTCCGGAGGGTGTGGATATTCCCCTGAATCTGAACCTGTTGAATGATGTTTATCTATACCAGAATATGGAAAAACCCTCTGGAAATTACAAATTCCTGAAAGCTAAAAGGGGTAGTGCATCATTCTGCACAGAATGTGGGGAGTGTGAAGAAAAATGCACCCAGAACATAGCTATACGCAGGTATCTCAAGGAGACTGTGGAAACATTTGAAAAACCTTAG